Within Amedibacterium intestinale, the genomic segment CTATATTGATTTTAATCGTTTTAATGATTTAAAGGATATCGAACTAATTGCGGCCTGCGATGTTAAAAATCATCTTCTTGGAGAAGAAGGGGCAACTTTTGTGTTTGGAAAACAGAAAGGATTGTTTCCCAATCAGATGAAGCGACTGGATCAGGGAATGGAAAATTTCCGCAACCAGATTCAACGTTATACACAGGTAGATATCAATTCTTTTGAAGGTGGAGGGGCAGCCGGCGGCATTGGTGCTGTTTTGATTGGAATCTTGCATGCGAAAATGATACCTGGTATTGAATTGCTGCTGTCTTACAGCGATTTTCATGAACAGGTGAAAACTTGTGATTTAGTTATAACAGGAGAAGGACAAAGCGATCGACAGACTGCTTTTGGAAAAGTTCCAGTAGGTATTCTTAAGGTGGCAAATACATATGATAAGCCTGTAATCTGTATAAGCGGTGCTTTGGGTATGGATTATATGGAATTGTACGATTTAGGTTTTATTGGAATTTACAGTATAGCAGATCGTGCAATGACATTTCAAAGTGCATTGGATAGTGCTCCTGAAAAACTGGAAGCTTGTACCTATACAATTATGAAAACCATACAGTATTATAAAAAGTAAGTCTCGAAAGAGACTTTTTTCTTTACAAGTACGAAAGCATGTTTTATAATACATATGAACAAATGTTCATATGTTGAAAGGAGAAGCTTATGAAAAAAGATATATTCGCTTGTGAAGAAATAAAAATTCATGAAGATTCTATAAAAAGAATACAGGAGAGCATGTTATCGCAGGAACAGTATCAGCAATTATCAACTTTGTTTAAAATGTTCTCTGATCCAACAAGATTAAAAATACTAAGTATTTTATTTAAAGAAGAAGCTTGTGTGTGTGATATTGCCTATTTGTTAGATATGACACATTCAGCAGTATCGCATCAGTTGTCTTTGTTAAGACAAAATCGCTTGATTCGTTATCGAAGAAGTGGAAAAAATGTATATTATTCGTTAGATGATGACCATATTCAAATGATTTATGATGCGGGATTATCTCATATTTTAGAAAAAGAGTAGAAAGGAGCTGTTATTATGGAAAAACATCTACATCAAGAATGTTCTCATGAGCATCACCATGAACATCATCATACATGCAGTTGTGAGCATAGTCATGAACACAAAGAGATTCAAGTTCATAAAAAAATGGAAAAATTATATATTACAGGATTAGACTGTGCGAATTGTGCCGCAAAAATTGAAGAACATGTAAAGCATATGGAAAATGTAAAAGAAGCAGTTCTTGATTTTTCGCAAGGAATTTTATTTGTAGAAGTAAAAGATGTTTCACACAAAGAAGAAACATTTCAAAATATCAAAGAAGCAGCAGAGAAAATGGAAGATGGAGTCAGTGTACAATTTGAAAAAACAGATGGTAAAGAAGAAAGTGTTTTATCTATCCAAAAAAACTGGAAATTGTTTTTAGGAATCATTTTGTTTGTGATTGCGGCTTTTACAAAAATAGAATGGCTTTTTATTTTGAGTTATCTTTTCGCAGGATGTCGTGTATTGTATACTGCTGTAAAAAATATTGGACGTAAAGAGCTGTTTGATGAAAACTTTTTAATGAGCATTGCGACTTTAGGAGCATTTTACTTAAGAGATTATGAAGAAGCTGTTGCGGTCATGATCTTTTATGAAGTTGGAGAAATGCTGCAGTCTTATGCAGTAAACAGTTCTAGAAAATCCATTTCTTCTTTAATGAATTTAAAAAGTGAATACGCTTGTATTGAAGATAATGGGAAAGAAATAACAGTAAAACCAGAAGAAGTAAAAGTTGGTTCTAAAATGCTGGTCAAAGCAGGAGAGCGTGTTGCTTTGGATGGTGTTGTTGTGGAAGGAAGTACAAGTTTAGATACCTCTGCATTAACGGGAGAATCACTGCCACAGGAAGTACATGCGGGGGATGAAGTGCTTGCAGGAAGTGTTAATTTGCGTGGTCTTTTGGTTTTAGAGGTAACACATGAATACAAAGATTCTACGGTTTCTCGTATTTTAGAACTTGTAGAAAATGCTTCCAGCAAAAAAGCGCCAATGGAAAAATTTATTACACGATTTGCGAAAATCTATACACCGATTGTTGTGTTTTTAGCACTTGCTTTGGCTATTGTTCCACCTTTGTTTATTGAGGGTGTAGAGTTTCATGCGATGCTTGAAAGTGCTTTAACATTTTTAGTTGTATCCTGTCCTTGTGCCCTTGTAATCTCCATTCCTTTAGGATTGTTTGCAGGGATTGGTGCTGCTGGTAAAAATGGTGTTTTAATCAAGGGAGGAAACTATCTGGAAGCTTTACAAAAGGTGGATTGTGTGGTCTTTGATAAAACAGGAACACTTACCAAAGGAAGTTTTCAAGTTGTTGAAATTCATGCAGAAGACAAAGAGGAATTGCTGCAGCTTGCAGCTTATGCAGAAGCATATTCCAATCATCCCATTGCGCAGTCTATAAGAAATGCTTATGGAAAACAGATAGATACCAAACGATTGAGCAAATATGAAGAATTTGCAGGAAATGGGGTTTGTGTATATTTCGATGAGGATGAACTTATGATAGGAAATCATCGATTTATGGAAACAAACAATATTAACTGTCCTGTTTTTGATCATACAGGAACGATCGTATATGTCTCTAAAAATAAAGTGTACCTAGGGTATCTGGTAATTGATGATGAAGTCAAAGAAACAAGCAAAGAGGCAATTGCACAATTAAAAAAACAAGGGGTTTCTCGTATTGTTATGCTAAGTGGAGATCATCAAAAAGCAGGAGAGGCTTTGGCTTCTAAATTAGAACTGGATGAAATTTATATGCAGATGCTTCCTGATGATAAAGTAAAGAAAGTAGAAGAACTTCTTGAAGAAGAAACAGAAAATGGAAAATTGGTGTTTGTAGGAGATGGAATCAACGATGCACCTGTGCTTGCCAGAGCGGATATTGGAGTTGCTATGGGAGGAATTGGAAGCGATGCCGCAATTGAGGCTGCTGATATTGTCTTGATGAAAGATGATCCAAATGCTCTTGCATATGCTATTCATCTTGCTAAGGAAACAATGAAAATTTTAAATCAAAACATTGCGTTTTCTTTAGGAATTAAAGTTTTAATAATGATACTTGCAGTAGCTGGTTATGCAAATATGTGGATGGGTGTATTTGCAGATGTTGGTGTTGCTTTATTAGCGGTATTAAATTCTATGCGTGTATTAAAGATTAAATAGATTTTATACAATTAAATATTATAAAAAGATGTAAAAAGGAGAACGACAGTGAAAAAAATAGGAATCATTTGTATGTTTATAAGCTGTTTGCTGCTAGGTGGATGTCAAAAGCAAAACAATGCTCAGATACAGGAAATAGGTGTAGAAGATGCGATTGTAAAATTTGAAGAAAAGCAAAGTTTTGTGCTTTTGGTGACAAGAAAAAAATGCGGATATTGTGAAGCTTTATTAGAATATTTGCATTCTACATTGGATGATCATGAAGTGGTAATTAATAATGCTGTGATGGATGATAGCAGTGTGGATAGTTTACAAAAAGATGTTGATGCATTATCAAAATATGTAAGCAGACCAGATCAGACGCCTCATTATTACTATATTGAAAATGGGGAAGTGAAAGATGGGGAAAAAGGATTTACCCCGGCACAGCCTGATCGTTTTTGGGATTGGATTGAAAGAAATAACTTGGAAGGATAGTTTTTAATCCTTCCCTTTTTCCTATTCTTACATTGAAAACAAGGTATAATGATGGTATGATAATGATAGAAATTGGAGGAATTAGGAAATGAAAGTAATTAAAGTAAAAAACTATGATGAAGTCAGTGCAGAGGCTTTTAAAGTGATGAAAGAAGTTGTTACTTCTAAAAAAGATGCAGTTCTTGGTCTTGCGACAGGTTCTAGTCCAATTGGATTATATGAAAATATGATTAAAGATCATAAAGAAAATGGTACAAGCTATGCACAGTGCCAGTCTTTTAACTTAGATGAATATGTGGGAATTGATCGTAACCACGAACAAAGCTACTGGACATTTATGCATGAAAATTTATTCCATGGAATTGATTTGCCGGAAGATAAAATTCATGTTCCATATGGAAATACAAAAGAAGATTGCCAAGCTTATGAAAAAGCAATGGAAAATGTACAGGTAGATATTCAGGTATTGGGAATTGGTGGAAATGGGCACATTGGTTTCAATGAACCTGGTACTCCATTTACAGAAGAAACTCATATTGTTGATTTAACTGAAAAAACACGTTCTGACAATGCTCGTTTCTTTGAAAATGATATTAATAAAGTACCTACACAGGCAATCACAATGGGTATTGCGACAATCATGAAAGCGAAAAAAATTCTATTGGTTGCTTCAGGTGCTAATAAAGCAGATGCAGTTGCAGCTATGGTAAATGGTCCTGTTGATCCTAATTGTCCTGCTTCTGTATTGCAAAATCATAACGATGTAGTTGTTATCGTAGATGAAGCTGCTGCAGCGAAACTATAAAAAAGTCTTTCAAAAAGACTTTTTTTATAGATGAGGAGGAAGAAATATGACAATCAAGCTGATTGCACTGGATTTAGATGGAACACTTTTGACAAGTGAAAAAACGATCGATCCTTTGACAAAAGAAAAGCTGCAGGAAGCTATGAAAATGGGAGTTCATATTGTTATTGCGACAGGAAGGGATAAAGGTGGAATTACCTTTGTAAGTGAACCATTGGGATTAGAAAATGGAAATCATTATGTTGCGGGAGTAAATGGACAAATCATTTATGATTTTAAAAGAAAAGAATATACGGTAGATGATGTGTTTGATGGAAATGATGCCCGTCATATCATGAAAGTAGCAAAAAAATATAATTTTGAAGCTATTAGCTGCTGCGGTTATGATCATTATGATTATATATCTCGTCGTTTACGTTTTATGAAG encodes:
- a CDS encoding heavy metal translocating P-type ATPase — translated: MEKHLHQECSHEHHHEHHHTCSCEHSHEHKEIQVHKKMEKLYITGLDCANCAAKIEEHVKHMENVKEAVLDFSQGILFVEVKDVSHKEETFQNIKEAAEKMEDGVSVQFEKTDGKEESVLSIQKNWKLFLGIILFVIAAFTKIEWLFILSYLFAGCRVLYTAVKNIGRKELFDENFLMSIATLGAFYLRDYEEAVAVMIFYEVGEMLQSYAVNSSRKSISSLMNLKSEYACIEDNGKEITVKPEEVKVGSKMLVKAGERVALDGVVVEGSTSLDTSALTGESLPQEVHAGDEVLAGSVNLRGLLVLEVTHEYKDSTVSRILELVENASSKKAPMEKFITRFAKIYTPIVVFLALALAIVPPLFIEGVEFHAMLESALTFLVVSCPCALVISIPLGLFAGIGAAGKNGVLIKGGNYLEALQKVDCVVFDKTGTLTKGSFQVVEIHAEDKEELLQLAAYAEAYSNHPIAQSIRNAYGKQIDTKRLSKYEEFAGNGVCVYFDEDELMIGNHRFMETNNINCPVFDHTGTIVYVSKNKVYLGYLVIDDEVKETSKEAIAQLKKQGVSRIVMLSGDHQKAGEALASKLELDEIYMQMLPDDKVKKVEELLEEETENGKLVFVGDGINDAPVLARADIGVAMGGIGSDAAIEAADIVLMKDDPNALAYAIHLAKETMKILNQNIAFSLGIKVLIMILAVAGYANMWMGVFADVGVALLAVLNSMRVLKIK
- the nagB gene encoding glucosamine-6-phosphate deaminase; translated protein: MKVIKVKNYDEVSAEAFKVMKEVVTSKKDAVLGLATGSSPIGLYENMIKDHKENGTSYAQCQSFNLDEYVGIDRNHEQSYWTFMHENLFHGIDLPEDKIHVPYGNTKEDCQAYEKAMENVQVDIQVLGIGGNGHIGFNEPGTPFTEETHIVDLTEKTRSDNARFFENDINKVPTQAITMGIATIMKAKKILLVASGANKADAVAAMVNGPVDPNCPASVLQNHNDVVVIVDEAAAAKL
- a CDS encoding glycerate kinase family protein, with the translated sequence MKVVIACDSYKGCMTSSKVAQHIEKGIHKVNPRIETISYVIGDGGEGTVDAFHETCGGVKQKVKASDAYGKPIETEYTLIDDGQTAVIEVANIIGLSMHPREKRAPFYGSSYGVGSVLLDAVNKGCKKIIIGLGGSATNDGGMGFLQSLGARFYDSNHKYLSPQAMNLEKVRYIDFNRFNDLKDIELIAACDVKNHLLGEEGATFVFGKQKGLFPNQMKRLDQGMENFRNQIQRYTQVDINSFEGGGAAGGIGAVLIGILHAKMIPGIELLLSYSDFHEQVKTCDLVITGEGQSDRQTAFGKVPVGILKVANTYDKPVICISGALGMDYMELYDLGFIGIYSIADRAMTFQSALDSAPEKLEACTYTIMKTIQYYKK
- a CDS encoding ArsR/SmtB family transcription factor, encoding MKKDIFACEEIKIHEDSIKRIQESMLSQEQYQQLSTLFKMFSDPTRLKILSILFKEEACVCDIAYLLDMTHSAVSHQLSLLRQNRLIRYRRSGKNVYYSLDDDHIQMIYDAGLSHILEKE